The Peribacillus sp. FSL E2-0218 genome contains a region encoding:
- the nfsA gene encoding oxygen-insensitive NADPH nitroreductase: protein MNTIIEKILDHRSIRSFEDRPLSEEQIHTIVECAQAASTSSYIQAYSIIGVTDAEKKAKLAELAGPQSYVEENGHLFVFCADLYRQDIVSEMEGTDVTESLESTEKFMVACIDAALAAQNAALAAESMDLGICYIGGIRNHLQEVSDILNIPHRVIPLFALVVGYPKNWSDKKPRLPQSNIYHENGYQEDKQEFINQLGGYNATISDYYEQRTNGKRKDTWTGQMAGMLEKKSRLYMKDYVEKQGFKKH, encoded by the coding sequence ATGAATACGATTATTGAGAAGATTCTAGATCACCGTTCCATTCGTTCTTTTGAGGATAGGCCCTTGTCGGAGGAACAAATTCATACGATTGTGGAGTGCGCCCAGGCTGCATCCACGTCCAGTTACATACAAGCGTATTCCATCATCGGTGTAACCGATGCGGAAAAGAAGGCCAAGCTTGCTGAACTGGCCGGGCCGCAATCTTATGTGGAAGAGAATGGTCATCTTTTCGTTTTTTGCGCCGATTTATATCGGCAGGATATCGTTTCAGAGATGGAAGGCACGGACGTGACCGAATCACTTGAAAGTACCGAAAAATTCATGGTCGCTTGTATCGATGCTGCCCTGGCAGCTCAAAATGCAGCATTGGCGGCTGAATCGATGGATCTTGGCATTTGCTATATCGGAGGCATCCGGAATCATCTTCAAGAAGTATCCGATATATTGAATATACCGCATCGTGTCATTCCTTTATTTGCACTTGTTGTCGGATATCCTAAGAACTGGTCTGATAAAAAGCCGCGATTGCCGCAGTCCAATATTTATCATGAAAATGGCTATCAAGAGGATAAGCAGGAATTCATCAATCAGCTTGGCGGCTACAACGCAACGATTTCCGATTATTACGAGCAAAGGACCAATGGGAAACGTAAAGATACCTGGACAGGACAAATGGCCGGTATGCTTGAAAAGAAAAGCCGACTATATATGAAAGATTACGTGGAGAAGCAAGGATTCAAAAAACATTAA
- a CDS encoding ABC transporter ATP-binding protein — protein sequence MVRLYTEELNIGYGERLIVKDLSVEIPDKKITTIIGSNGCGKSTLLKAITRIIPNQAGTVVLDGVNISKESTKILARKMAILPQTPESASGLTVGELVSYGRFPYQKGFGRLTQKDYDVIDWALEVTSTKEFKFRPVDALSGGQRQRVWIAMALAQETEIIFLDEPTTYLDMAHQLEVLELLQKLNVEQGRTIVMVLHDLNQAARFADYIIALKDGEVVKAGDCEEVITHEVLKDVFHIDAVIGRDQRTNKPMCSTYNLLKGDSTPNEKDSDPVYPAVSVNY from the coding sequence ATGGTTCGCCTATATACAGAGGAATTAAACATTGGGTATGGTGAACGTTTAATTGTAAAAGATCTCAGTGTGGAAATTCCAGATAAAAAAATCACAACGATCATCGGTTCAAATGGGTGCGGAAAATCCACACTTTTGAAAGCGATCACCCGTATCATCCCCAATCAAGCAGGGACGGTTGTATTGGATGGTGTGAATATCTCCAAAGAAAGCACAAAGATCCTTGCAAGAAAAATGGCCATCCTTCCGCAAACGCCCGAAAGTGCAAGCGGATTGACAGTCGGAGAGCTTGTCTCATACGGCCGCTTCCCTTATCAAAAAGGATTCGGGCGGCTGACCCAAAAAGATTACGATGTGATTGATTGGGCTCTTGAAGTCACTAGTACGAAGGAATTCAAGTTCCGTCCGGTGGATGCTCTCTCGGGAGGTCAACGGCAGCGTGTTTGGATTGCGATGGCATTGGCTCAGGAAACGGAAATCATCTTTCTTGATGAGCCGACCACATATTTGGACATGGCACATCAACTAGAAGTTTTGGAGCTTTTACAGAAGCTGAATGTAGAACAGGGACGTACGATCGTCATGGTCCTTCATGATTTAAACCAAGCGGCCCGCTTTGCCGACTATATCATTGCCTTAAAAGACGGGGAAGTCGTGAAAGCAGGAGATTGTGAAGAGGTCATCACGCATGAAGTGCTTAAGGATGTATTCCATATTGATGCGGTAATCGGACGAGATCAACGAACGAACAAACCAATGTGCAGCACCTACAATTTATTAAAAGGAGATTCAACACCAAATGAAAAAGATTCTGATCCCGTTTATCCTGCTGTTAGTGTTAATTATTAG
- a CDS encoding iron-hydroxamate ABC transporter substrate-binding protein has protein sequence MKKILIPFILLLVLIISACGNNESTEKEKISDTKKEKSGTITYQSENGPIEVPANPKRVVVLSSFAGSVLALDVNLVGVDSWSKMNPNFKLDDVEEVTDDNLEKIIDLNPDLIIGLSTIKNVDKLKEIAPTVTYTYGKVDYLTQHVEIGKLLNKEKEAQAWVDDFKKRAKTTGDEIKAKIGEDATVSVFEKFDKQFYVYGDNWGRGTEILYQEMKLGMPEKVKETALKDGYFALSLEVLKDYAGDYVILSNNKDQDNSFQQTDTFKNIPAVKNNKLFEADAKKFYFNDPITLDYQLDFFSKSFLGK, from the coding sequence ATGAAAAAGATTCTGATCCCGTTTATCCTGCTGTTAGTGTTAATTATTAGTGCTTGTGGTAATAATGAGTCAACGGAAAAAGAGAAAATCTCGGATACGAAAAAGGAAAAATCGGGCACCATCACCTATCAATCTGAAAATGGTCCCATCGAAGTGCCTGCGAATCCTAAGCGTGTAGTCGTGCTATCTTCATTCGCAGGCAGCGTATTGGCTTTGGATGTTAACCTTGTCGGGGTTGACTCATGGTCCAAAATGAACCCGAATTTCAAGCTGGATGACGTCGAGGAAGTAACGGACGATAATCTGGAGAAAATCATCGATTTGAATCCGGATCTGATCATTGGTCTATCCACGATTAAAAATGTCGATAAATTAAAAGAAATTGCTCCGACCGTAACTTATACATACGGGAAAGTGGACTATTTAACACAGCATGTCGAAATTGGCAAGCTATTGAATAAAGAAAAAGAAGCTCAAGCATGGGTGGATGATTTCAAAAAACGGGCAAAAACCACTGGCGATGAAATCAAGGCTAAAATTGGTGAAGATGCCACCGTTTCCGTCTTTGAAAAGTTTGACAAGCAGTTCTATGTATACGGCGATAATTGGGGCCGTGGAACGGAAATCCTTTATCAGGAAATGAAATTGGGCATGCCTGAAAAGGTAAAAGAAACGGCATTGAAGGATGGGTATTTTGCCTTGTCATTGGAAGTCCTGAAAGACTATGCCGGTGATTATGTCATTTTGAGCAATAACAAAGATCAAGATAATTCATTTCAACAAACTGATACGTTCAAAAACATACCTGCGGTTAAAAACAATAAACTATTTGAAGCTGATGCAAAAAAATTCTACTTCAATGATCCAATAACATTAGATTACCAATTGGACTTCTTTTCAAAAAGCTTTCTTGGTAAATGA
- a CDS encoding iron ABC transporter permease, translating into MTNDNQRFIPFTYKLIIAIVAFIGMFIIAMVFGAADATIKDVWQALTSNATGEKISIIREIRLPREVGAIFVGSALAVSGAIMQGITRNPLADPGLLGLTAGANAALAITLALVPSANNLGIMGACFIGAAVGTLMVFGIAAMKKGGFSPLRIVLAGAAVSAFLFAVAEGVGIYFKISKDVSMWTAGGNIGTSWGQLQVIVPFIIIGILVSFIFSRQLTILSLSEEVAVGLGQKTAQIKAVLFVVVILLAGAAVALVGNMVFIGLMIPHMVRAIVGTDYRFILPMSAVLGAAFMLLADTIGRTINSPYETPVVAIVALIGLPFFLLIVRKGGKAFS; encoded by the coding sequence ATGACTAATGATAATCAACGTTTCATCCCATTTACATATAAACTGATCATAGCGATCGTTGCTTTTATCGGCATGTTCATCATAGCGATGGTATTTGGTGCAGCGGATGCGACCATCAAGGATGTATGGCAAGCCCTGACATCGAATGCTACCGGTGAGAAGATTTCCATCATTCGGGAAATCCGCCTTCCTCGTGAGGTGGGGGCAATCTTCGTCGGCTCGGCACTTGCCGTTTCAGGCGCCATCATGCAAGGAATTACGAGGAATCCGCTTGCTGATCCCGGACTGCTTGGATTGACGGCAGGGGCAAATGCAGCCCTGGCGATAACGCTGGCACTCGTTCCATCAGCTAATAACTTAGGTATCATGGGTGCATGCTTTATTGGTGCCGCTGTCGGGACACTCATGGTTTTTGGTATTGCTGCGATGAAGAAGGGCGGTTTCTCCCCATTACGAATCGTATTGGCCGGTGCAGCGGTCTCAGCCTTCCTATTTGCCGTAGCGGAAGGGGTCGGCATTTATTTCAAAATATCAAAAGATGTATCGATGTGGACTGCCGGCGGGAATATTGGAACATCTTGGGGGCAGCTTCAGGTAATCGTTCCGTTTATCATAATAGGCATCCTGGTCTCCTTCATTTTTTCCAGACAGCTCACCATCCTTAGTCTCAGTGAAGAAGTGGCGGTGGGGTTAGGTCAAAAGACGGCACAAATCAAAGCGGTTCTTTTCGTCGTCGTCATTCTGCTTGCAGGTGCTGCGGTTGCGTTAGTCGGAAATATGGTTTTCATCGGGTTGATGATTCCACACATGGTCCGGGCCATCGTAGGTACGGATTATCGATTCATCCTCCCGATGTCCGCCGTTTTAGGAGCTGCTTTCATGCTTTTGGCCGATACGATCGGCCGTACAATCAATTCTCCGTATGAAACACCAGTGGTCGCGATTGTTGCGTTGATAGGTTTGCCCTTCTTCCTCCTAATCGTACGAAAAGGAGGGAAAGCATTTTCATGA
- a CDS encoding iron ABC transporter permease, which produces MISSALIKKQRWLIGALTALIIITIIIGTCLGYSNLSIGRLIPTLLGQGTFKEEFILFSVRLPRIIITLLAGMALALSGAILQGITRNDLADPGIIGINSGAGVAIAVFFLFYPIDAGSFVYMVPIVGFIGAMLTACIIYLLSYRRRVGLEPVRLVLIGVGFSMALSGLMIVLISSAERAKVDFIVKWLAGNIWGADWPFIWAVLPWLIVLIPFTLYKANRLNLLGLSEPVAIGVGVSIEKERVVLLITAVALAAAAVSVTGGIAFIGLMAPHIAKSLVGPRNQLFIPIAVLIGGWLLLLADTIGRNIVEPEGIPAGIMVALIGAPYFMYLLLKK; this is translated from the coding sequence ATGATCTCTTCAGCTTTAATCAAAAAACAGCGTTGGCTAATCGGTGCCTTAACCGCACTCATCATCATTACCATCATCATCGGTACGTGTTTAGGCTATTCGAATCTTTCCATAGGGCGGCTGATTCCGACGCTTCTTGGACAAGGGACCTTTAAAGAGGAATTCATTTTATTTTCCGTCCGGTTGCCACGGATCATCATCACCCTATTGGCAGGAATGGCTCTCGCACTATCAGGAGCGATTTTACAGGGAATTACCCGTAATGATCTAGCCGACCCAGGAATTATCGGGATTAACTCCGGAGCAGGTGTAGCCATTGCCGTTTTCTTTCTGTTTTACCCTATAGATGCAGGTTCATTTGTTTATATGGTTCCAATAGTCGGGTTTATCGGTGCGATGCTGACAGCCTGTATCATTTATCTTCTTTCATATAGGCGAAGGGTTGGCCTTGAACCGGTTCGGCTCGTATTGATCGGGGTTGGTTTTTCCATGGCGCTTTCTGGCTTGATGATCGTTCTCATATCTTCAGCGGAACGGGCCAAGGTCGATTTCATAGTGAAGTGGCTGGCCGGAAATATTTGGGGAGCGGATTGGCCGTTCATTTGGGCAGTCCTTCCTTGGTTGATCGTCCTCATTCCATTCACTTTATACAAAGCGAATCGGTTGAATCTGCTTGGTTTAAGCGAACCGGTCGCTATCGGAGTGGGAGTATCGATTGAAAAGGAACGGGTCGTCTTGCTCATAACAGCTGTCGCACTTGCTGCTGCTGCCGTTTCCGTTACGGGCGGAATAGCCTTCATCGGACTTATGGCACCTCATATAGCGAAATCCTTGGTCGGACCTCGAAATCAATTGTTCATTCCGATTGCCGTATTGATCGGCGGATGGCTATTGCTCCTTGCCGACACAATAGGACGTAATATAGTCGAACCAGAGGGAATTCCTGCAGGCATCATGGTTGCCTTGATCGGTGCCCCTTATTTCATGTATTTATTGCTGAAAAAATAA